Proteins encoded within one genomic window of Flavobacterium oreochromis:
- the msrB gene encoding peptide-methionine (R)-S-oxide reductase MsrB, translating to MDAKTLNWADVIRFTNKGNLTPDKRIEKTDDEWRNILTDEQFYITRKKGTEARFSGEHCSRHEPGIYNCACCETPLFDSTEKFNSGTGWPSFTQPIKENAIKYEKDASFGMIRVEVMCNVCDAHLGHVFPDGPEPSGLRYCINSISLNKDEK from the coding sequence ATGGATGCAAAAACATTAAACTGGGCAGATGTAATCAGATTTACTAACAAAGGAAACCTAACACCTGATAAACGAATTGAAAAAACAGATGATGAATGGAGAAATATACTAACTGACGAACAATTTTATATTACAAGAAAAAAAGGCACAGAAGCTCGTTTTTCAGGGGAACATTGTTCACGCCATGAACCAGGAATATACAATTGTGCTTGTTGTGAGACTCCTCTTTTTGATTCAACAGAAAAATTTAATTCAGGAACTGGTTGGCCTAGTTTTACTCAACCAATAAAAGAAAATGCTATTAAGTACGAAAAAGATGCTTCATTTGGAATGATCAGAGTAGAAGTAATGTGCAATGTATGTGATGCTCATTTAGGTCACGTTTTTCCTGATGGACCAGAACCAAGCGGGTTACGCTACTGTATTAATTCTATTTCATTAAATAAAGACGAAAAATAA
- a CDS encoding peptide-methionine (S)-S-oxide reductase has translation MVSEYTGGHPPTYREVCNGNTGHAEVIQITFDSIILSYEELLIIFMTNHNPTTLNHQGADYGTQYRSAIFYHNTQQKNIIKEVIKN, from the coding sequence GTGGTTTCTGAGTATACAGGTGGACACCCCCCCACTTATAGAGAGGTATGCAATGGTAATACAGGACATGCAGAAGTCATACAGATAACTTTTGATAGCATTATTTTATCATACGAAGAATTACTGATTATCTTTATGACTAATCATAATCCTACCACACTAAATCATCAAGGAGCAGATTATGGAACACAATATAGATCAGCTATATTTTATCATAATACTCAACAAAAAAACATTATTAAAGAAGTAATTAAAAATTAA
- a CDS encoding peroxiredoxin family protein yields the protein MNTTQSYGIEGLKAPEWNIKVWVDENGNKRNPIQLSDLKGKFKVIYCFQSWCPGCHSIGLPSLQAMTKALKENKNIQFLAIQTVFEGNSSNTYEKMLEIQKKYNLKIPFAQDNGNSSTNNISNIMVNYRTGGTPWFIFIDQNDNVVFNDYHLDTEKAISYLKQIK from the coding sequence ATGAACACAACTCAATCATATGGCATCGAAGGATTAAAGGCCCCCGAATGGAATATTAAAGTTTGGGTAGACGAAAATGGAAACAAAAGAAACCCTATTCAACTATCCGATCTAAAAGGAAAATTTAAGGTTATTTACTGCTTTCAAAGTTGGTGCCCTGGATGTCATAGTATAGGACTTCCTTCCTTACAAGCAATGACAAAAGCACTAAAAGAGAATAAAAACATACAATTCTTAGCTATTCAAACCGTATTTGAAGGGAATAGTAGTAATACCTATGAAAAAATGCTAGAAATTCAAAAAAAATACAATCTAAAAATTCCATTTGCTCAAGACAATGGAAATTCTAGCACTAACAATATATCAAATATAATGGTAAACTATAGAACAGGTGGTACCCCTTGGTTTATATTTATTGACCAAAATGATAACGTAGTTTTTAATGATTATCATTTAGATACAGAAAAAGCAATTAGCTACTTAAAACAGATAAAATAA
- the ftsH gene encoding ATP-dependent zinc metalloprotease FtsH, with protein MSKENKQNNFKFNPWWIYGLIGAVFIGMYLSGQSRWVEPTKTNVSKFYEFLEAGDVDKVEVDNDRFVTVYLKENALSKEAHKKLAKEDILGNKNLGPHYSFEISGEDGSFSKDLKEAKLGKKISQYEYKTSGGWTDFMIQLLPIFILIGFWVFMMRRMSGGGSGGGGQIFNIGRSKAKLFDEKTDVKVTFKDVAGLEGAKEEIQEIVEFLKNPQKYTDLGGKIPKGALLVGPPGTGKTLLAKAVAGEAKVPFFSLSGSDFVEMFVGVGASRVRDLFKQAKEKSPAIIFIDEIDAVGRARGKSNFSGSNDERENTLNQLLTEMDGFGTDTSVIVLAATNRADVLDKALMRAGRFDRQIYVDLPDIRERKEIFEVHLKPLKKVEGLDTDFLSKQTPGFSGADIANVCNEAALIAARNNKSAVDKQDFLDAVDRIIGGLEKKNKIITPEEKRAIAIHEAGHATVSWMLEHAAPLVKVTIVPRGQSLGAAWYLPEERQIVRPHQMLDEMCATMGGRAAEKVVFDMISTGALSDLEKVTKQARAMVTIYGLNEALGNVTYYDSSGQSDYNFSKPYSEETALTIDKEISSIIEKQYQRAIHILQENKEKLERLADILIEKEVIFKDDLEEIFGKRPYDKPLQEEIV; from the coding sequence ATGTCAAAAGAAAATAAGCAAAATAATTTTAAATTTAATCCTTGGTGGATATATGGCTTGATAGGAGCTGTATTTATAGGGATGTATTTATCAGGGCAGTCTCGTTGGGTTGAGCCTACTAAAACAAATGTTTCTAAATTTTATGAGTTTTTAGAAGCAGGAGATGTAGATAAAGTAGAAGTTGATAATGATCGTTTCGTTACGGTTTATTTAAAAGAAAATGCTTTATCCAAAGAAGCCCATAAAAAACTAGCTAAAGAAGATATATTAGGTAATAAAAATTTAGGTCCTCATTATTCTTTTGAAATTAGTGGGGAAGATGGAAGTTTTTCTAAAGACCTAAAAGAAGCAAAATTAGGAAAAAAAATCTCCCAATATGAATATAAAACATCAGGAGGTTGGACTGACTTTATGATTCAATTACTACCAATTTTTATTCTAATTGGATTTTGGGTTTTTATGATGCGCCGTATGTCTGGAGGAGGTTCTGGAGGAGGAGGTCAAATTTTTAATATTGGCCGTTCAAAAGCAAAACTTTTTGATGAAAAAACAGATGTAAAAGTTACATTTAAAGACGTAGCAGGATTAGAAGGAGCCAAAGAAGAAATACAAGAAATTGTAGAATTCTTAAAAAATCCTCAGAAATATACAGATTTAGGAGGTAAGATACCTAAAGGAGCTTTATTAGTAGGTCCTCCAGGTACAGGAAAAACATTATTAGCAAAAGCAGTAGCAGGTGAGGCTAAAGTGCCATTCTTTTCTCTTTCAGGATCAGATTTCGTAGAAATGTTTGTTGGAGTAGGAGCTTCTAGAGTACGTGATTTATTTAAACAAGCCAAAGAAAAATCACCAGCAATTATCTTTATTGATGAAATAGATGCTGTAGGTAGAGCTAGAGGAAAGAGTAATTTTTCAGGTTCTAATGATGAACGTGAAAATACATTAAATCAACTTTTAACAGAAATGGATGGTTTTGGAACAGATACAAGTGTAATTGTATTAGCAGCCACTAACCGTGCAGATGTGCTAGATAAAGCATTAATGCGTGCAGGACGCTTTGATAGACAGATTTATGTTGATTTACCAGATATTAGAGAACGTAAAGAAATTTTTGAAGTACATCTAAAACCTTTGAAAAAGGTAGAAGGATTAGATACTGACTTTTTGTCAAAACAAACGCCTGGATTTTCAGGAGCTGACATAGCTAATGTATGTAATGAAGCAGCCCTGATTGCAGCTAGAAATAATAAGTCAGCAGTAGATAAACAAGATTTTTTAGATGCTGTAGATCGAATTATTGGAGGATTAGAAAAGAAAAACAAAATTATTACCCCAGAAGAAAAGCGAGCAATAGCTATTCATGAAGCAGGACATGCTACAGTAAGCTGGATGCTAGAACATGCTGCACCATTAGTAAAAGTTACTATTGTGCCAAGAGGACAAAGTTTAGGGGCAGCTTGGTATTTACCTGAAGAAAGGCAAATTGTTAGACCACATCAAATGTTAGATGAAATGTGCGCAACAATGGGAGGTCGTGCTGCTGAAAAAGTAGTTTTTGATATGATTTCTACAGGTGCTTTAAGCGATTTAGAAAAAGTTACAAAACAAGCTCGTGCTATGGTTACCATATACGGATTAAATGAAGCATTAGGGAATGTAACTTATTATGATTCATCAGGTCAATCAGATTATAACTTTTCTAAACCTTATTCAGAAGAAACAGCTTTAACAATTGATAAAGAAATATCCTCTATTATTGAAAAACAATATCAACGTGCTATTCATATTCTTCAAGAAAACAAAGAAAAGTTAGAGCGTTTAGCAGATATTTTAATTGAAAAAGAAGTAATCTTTAAGGATGATTTAGAAGAAATCTTTGGAAAACGTCCTTATGACAAACCTTTACAAGAAGAAATTGTTTAA
- the rsfS gene encoding ribosome silencing factor: MANKEVGNDILLANIIKGIEDVKGNDIDILDLRELENTVCDYFVICNGTSNTQVNAIVNSVQKAVSKELKEKPWHVEGTDNGEWVLMDYVHIVVHVFQKHIREYYNIESLWGDAKITSIENKY; encoded by the coding sequence ATGGCGAACAAAGAAGTAGGAAACGATATTTTATTAGCAAATATCATTAAAGGTATTGAAGACGTAAAAGGTAATGATATAGATATTTTAGATCTTAGAGAATTAGAAAATACAGTTTGTGATTATTTTGTTATTTGCAATGGTACCTCAAATACACAAGTAAATGCAATTGTAAATTCAGTTCAAAAAGCTGTTTCAAAAGAGCTCAAAGAAAAACCTTGGCATGTTGAAGGAACTGATAATGGAGAATGGGTATTAATGGATTATGTACACATCGTAGTTCATGTATTCCAAAAACATATTAGAGAATATTACAACATAGAAAGTCTTTGGGGAGATGCTAAAATTACATCAATCGAAAATAAATATTAA
- a CDS encoding transglutaminase-like domain-containing protein: protein MIAKFGYPNLNENEVITTIQLLTQEIKPLVQNKSNYEIMQAMNTVILDDHKFGGNYKNYKGINNSFINKVIQDKVGNPIMICVLYLLVAQQLNIHLIGINSPKHFILAILNNNPTELSFYNDEPINQIDFFIDPFYQGVFYGNDRFNSILTEINFDLNEKIFLPATNLDIIKRVMKNLIYALHTTGEKKSATDLLKIVDLLS from the coding sequence TTGATTGCTAAATTTGGTTATCCAAACTTAAATGAAAATGAAGTAATAACAACAATTCAATTGCTCACCCAAGAAATTAAACCATTAGTGCAAAACAAAAGCAACTATGAAATTATGCAAGCAATGAATACTGTAATATTAGATGATCATAAATTTGGAGGTAATTATAAAAATTATAAAGGAATTAACAACTCATTCATCAACAAAGTTATACAAGATAAAGTAGGAAACCCTATCATGATATGTGTTTTGTATCTATTAGTTGCACAACAATTAAACATACATCTAATAGGAATAAATTCTCCAAAACATTTCATATTAGCTATATTAAATAATAACCCTACTGAATTATCCTTTTACAACGATGAACCTATTAATCAAATAGACTTTTTTATAGATCCGTTTTATCAAGGAGTATTTTATGGAAACGATCGCTTTAATTCCATCCTAACTGAAATTAATTTTGATTTAAATGAAAAAATTTTTCTTCCAGCAACGAACTTAGATATTATTAAAAGAGTAATGAAGAACCTTATTTATGCGCTACATACTACAGGTGAAAAAAAATCAGCAACTGATCTATTAAAAATTGTAGACTTATTATCATAA
- the cobW gene encoding cobalamin biosynthesis protein CobW has protein sequence MTNKIPVTIITGFLGSGKTTIIKNLLVNNNGKRLAVIVNEFGEMGIDGELLKSCCAFEEDIMELNNGCVCCTVQDEFLPIMLQLMERKETIDHIIIETSGLALPKPLLHAFNWPELKPQITVDAVVTVVDAVGQATGEICDRARVEAQRLADDSLDHETPIEELFEDQLSCADLIVMTKKDLLDHDQFEEVQTIITNKIRPNVKIVSANKGNIASDILLGVGAQAENDLESRHSHHEEDHANGHEHDHDDHIDSVVVEITAPHTQETLVATLKEIIEEHEIYRIKGFINVPEKPMRMVLQGVSTRFESYFDRKWKEDETRKTSLVIIGDELKHKNLQQIINERLN, from the coding sequence ATGACAAATAAAATTCCAGTAACGATAATAACAGGTTTCTTAGGTTCAGGAAAAACTACTATTATTAAAAACTTATTAGTAAACAACAATGGGAAACGATTAGCTGTTATTGTAAATGAATTTGGAGAAATGGGAATTGATGGCGAATTATTAAAATCTTGTTGCGCCTTTGAAGAAGATATAATGGAATTAAATAATGGCTGTGTTTGTTGTACTGTACAAGATGAGTTTTTACCCATTATGTTGCAATTGATGGAACGCAAAGAGACTATCGATCATATTATAATTGAAACTTCGGGACTTGCCTTACCTAAACCTTTATTACACGCTTTTAATTGGCCAGAATTAAAACCACAAATCACGGTAGATGCGGTGGTAACAGTGGTTGATGCAGTAGGTCAAGCTACGGGTGAAATATGTGATCGTGCTAGAGTTGAAGCTCAACGATTAGCAGATGATTCCTTAGATCACGAAACTCCTATTGAAGAGTTGTTTGAAGATCAATTATCTTGTGCAGATTTGATCGTAATGACTAAAAAAGATTTATTAGATCACGATCAATTTGAAGAAGTTCAAACGATTATTACAAACAAAATTAGACCTAATGTAAAAATAGTAAGTGCTAATAAAGGAAATATTGCTTCAGATATATTACTTGGTGTGGGAGCACAAGCAGAAAACGACTTAGAAAGCCGTCACTCACATCACGAGGAAGACCACGCAAATGGTCACGAACACGATCACGACGATCATATTGATTCTGTAGTAGTTGAAATAACTGCACCGCATACTCAAGAAACCTTAGTAGCAACTTTGAAAGAAATTATTGAGGAACACGAAATTTATAGAATAAAAGGGTTTATAAATGTTCCTGAAAAACCAATGCGTATGGTACTTCAAGGTGTTTCAACACGTTTTGAAAGTTATTTTGATCGTAAATGGAAAGAAGACGAAACTAGAAAAACGAGTTTAGTTATCATAGGTGATGAATTAAAGCATAAAAATTTGCAACAAATTATCAACGAAAGATTAAATTAA
- a CDS encoding DUF427 domain-containing protein, whose protein sequence is MEVNGKFRDDAAWYYPEIINNAKFIENYVAFWKGIKIEE, encoded by the coding sequence ATTGAAGTAAATGGTAAATTTAGAGATGACGCAGCATGGTATTATCCAGAAATAATAAATAATGCTAAATTCATAGAAAATTATGTAGCCTTCTGGAAAGGTATTAAAATTGAAGAATAA
- a CDS encoding M43 family zinc metalloprotease, whose amino-acid sequence MKRLANHKKIPLFIHSFLGFAFLLVACQNNHPNNTEYTCISKPCNTNGKKELLHLKNTLNYTHYIYFPANIIIASPHVKNYLKYKNIIKNLNYKITKSKIKIILNSKIRRIHQKYTIDEIAYNDAIRTKIESKITTRQLTFIIVPSAKKLNGFTYTLNQNFEYYLGLGYNLIYISDNPTIGLATFAHEIGHFFGLQHTFGSSSKQFSSKESIQGNNCNSEGDFICDTPTDYNLPIDKNCQYVGINYKNYTPPIQNFMSYSPGFCRNHFTNEQLDLMSKFARSYRKNIYF is encoded by the coding sequence ATGAAACGATTAGCAAACCACAAAAAAATACCATTATTCATCCATTCATTTTTGGGGTTTGCTTTTTTATTAGTTGCTTGCCAGAATAATCATCCCAATAATACAGAATACACTTGTATTTCAAAACCTTGCAATACAAACGGAAAAAAGGAACTACTTCATCTAAAAAACACACTAAATTATACACACTACATATACTTTCCAGCTAATATAATTATAGCTTCTCCTCATGTTAAAAATTATTTAAAATATAAAAACATAATAAAAAACCTAAATTATAAAATAACTAAATCAAAAATTAAAATCATACTTAATTCTAAAATACGTCGCATTCATCAAAAATATACTATTGATGAAATAGCCTATAATGATGCAATAAGAACAAAAATTGAATCAAAAATAACAACAAGGCAATTAACTTTTATTATTGTACCTTCCGCTAAAAAATTAAATGGTTTTACTTATACTTTAAACCAAAATTTTGAATATTACCTAGGACTAGGCTATAATTTAATATACATATCTGATAATCCAACCATAGGATTAGCCACATTTGCACATGAAATTGGACATTTTTTTGGACTACAACACACCTTCGGATCTTCATCAAAACAATTTAGCTCAAAAGAAAGTATACAAGGTAACAATTGTAATTCTGAGGGAGATTTTATCTGTGATACACCTACAGATTATAATTTGCCTATAGATAAAAACTGCCAATACGTTGGCATTAATTATAAAAACTACACCCCTCCTATTCAAAATTTTATGAGCTATTCACCAGGATTCTGTAGAAATCATTTCACTAATGAACAACTAGACCTAATGAGTAAATTTGCTAGATCATATAGAAAAAACATATACTTTTAA
- a CDS encoding GNAT family N-acetyltransferase, whose protein sequence is MKVGDDFAKIEYTEKNNCYYLIHSEVPKKLRGQGIGKELVEKTFEYLHEHKIKGIAICSYIKTIVNKSDKLKKISL, encoded by the coding sequence ATGAAAGTTGGGGACGACTTTGCAAAAATAGAATATACCGAAAAAAACAACTGTTACTATTTAATTCATTCAGAAGTTCCCAAAAAATTGAGAGGTCAAGGAATAGGAAAAGAATTAGTAGAAAAAACCTTTGAATATCTACACGAACATAAAATAAAAGGAATAGCCATATGTTCATACATTAAAACAATCGTTAATAAAAGCGATAAACTAAAAAAAATCTCATTATGA